The following are encoded together in the Candidatus Hydrogenedentota bacterium genome:
- a CDS encoding sulfatase-like hydrolase/transferase, with protein MHLAMNPSAGEADTARLVSEPMDAGQGDVVKFNVWVRPEGAPDRQPAVMVEALTGGEWRRIDSAEALLFRSMAYFRVETGGAWEAVMPEGRVAAAQAALYHNWIPRGRSCIAPSGTEKVRLVLESPLRGAAGSGWSADDFLCEIVSLRRYANENADRPRLRDVVLFGADTLRQQALGCYGAAENHTPNVDQIAREGTLYGEVTTAAPWTRPSFASIFTSLYPAQHKAELHLSALPQSVTTLAEVLKDQGYFTIGFARTLFDGFVGPGTGFDQGFDAYLYSDDTEEVSEMVRKFLDLNGDALRELRGGGIVLFRHLYEPHAAFINHNPDLVRNEGGLLGTVDITFDLLFNRLIPNDPALANEADVRYVREVYNGEAAYMDRRVGEALLRLRHLGLYEKVIIALFSDHGESLNEKPGAWVHPTPYETCVRVPLILRIPGITEPGAIVSQGLVSNLDIMPTLLAALGIPAPEGLEGRNLLDPALPPPTFSFSEDRKLGNLTVRDAAMKMTVRNASVARRNDDESIRDWVLFREDSPSVYELYDLAVDPWELRDLSGERPEELQRLKAALFAHCVRMGIATREAVDAASPAHFSPEHMVLLRQMLDKGATETPALSHVGETVPLSPEAMEDIKSQGYVF; from the coding sequence ATGCATCTTGCCATGAACCCGTCCGCCGGGGAGGCGGACACGGCGCGCCTTGTCTCCGAGCCGATGGACGCAGGGCAGGGGGATGTGGTGAAATTCAACGTCTGGGTGCGCCCCGAAGGCGCGCCCGATCGGCAGCCCGCGGTGATGGTGGAGGCCCTCACGGGGGGGGAGTGGCGCAGGATTGACTCGGCGGAGGCGCTGCTTTTCCGCTCCATGGCCTATTTCAGGGTGGAAACGGGCGGGGCGTGGGAGGCGGTAATGCCGGAGGGGCGGGTGGCGGCGGCGCAGGCGGCGCTTTACCACAATTGGATTCCGCGGGGCCGCTCCTGCATAGCGCCGTCCGGCACGGAGAAAGTGCGTCTTGTGCTGGAGTCCCCCCTGCGCGGCGCGGCCGGTTCCGGCTGGAGCGCGGACGACTTCCTCTGCGAAATTGTCTCCCTGCGGCGGTATGCCAACGAAAACGCGGACCGGCCCCGCCTGCGCGACGTGGTGCTCTTCGGGGCGGACACCCTGCGGCAGCAGGCCCTGGGATGCTACGGCGCCGCGGAGAACCACACGCCGAACGTGGACCAGATTGCCCGCGAGGGGACACTCTACGGAGAGGTGACCACCGCCGCGCCGTGGACCCGCCCCTCCTTCGCGTCCATTTTCACTTCGCTGTACCCCGCCCAGCACAAGGCGGAGCTGCACTTGTCCGCGCTGCCGCAAAGCGTGACCACCCTGGCGGAGGTGCTCAAGGACCAAGGCTACTTCACCATCGGGTTCGCGCGCACGTTGTTCGACGGGTTTGTCGGCCCGGGCACGGGATTCGACCAGGGATTCGACGCCTATCTGTATTCGGACGACACGGAAGAGGTCTCCGAAATGGTCCGAAAGTTTCTGGACCTGAACGGGGACGCCCTGCGGGAATTGCGCGGCGGGGGGATTGTGCTGTTCCGGCACCTCTACGAGCCGCACGCCGCGTTCATCAACCACAACCCGGACCTCGTGCGGAACGAGGGCGGGCTCCTTGGCACGGTGGACATCACCTTTGACCTGCTGTTCAACCGGCTCATCCCGAACGACCCGGCCCTGGCCAACGAGGCCGATGTCCGCTACGTCCGCGAGGTGTACAACGGCGAGGCCGCATACATGGACCGGCGGGTGGGCGAGGCACTGCTGCGGCTGCGCCATTTGGGACTGTATGAGAAGGTGATCATCGCCCTTTTCTCCGACCATGGGGAGTCCCTGAACGAGAAACCGGGCGCATGGGTCCACCCGACGCCCTATGAAACGTGCGTGCGGGTCCCGCTAATTCTCCGCATTCCAGGCATCACCGAGCCGGGGGCCATTGTCTCGCAGGGCCTGGTCAGCAATTTGGACATTATGCCGACACTGCTGGCGGCGCTTGGCATTCCCGCACCGGAGGGGTTGGAGGGCCGGAATTTGCTGGACCCGGCGCTGCCACCGCCCACGTTCAGTTTCTCCGAGGACCGGAAGCTGGGTAATCTAACCGTTCGCGACGCTGCAATGAAAATGACCGTCCGCAATGCGTCAGTGGCGCGCCGGAATGATGATGAATCCATCCGGGACTGGGTGCTTTTCAGGGAAGACAGCCCGTCAGTGTATGAGCTGTATGACCTCGCCGTGGACCCATGGGAACTGCGCGACCTGTCCGGGGAACGGCCGGAGGAACTCCAACGGTTGAAGGCCGCGCTTTTCGCGCATTGTGTCCGCATGGGGATTGCAACGCGTGAAGCGGTTGATGCGGCCTCACCCGCGCATTTCTCACCGGAGCACATGGTCCTGTTGCGGCAAATGCTGGACAAGGGCGCCACCGAAACGCCCGCCCTGTCGCATGTCGGCGAAACGGTCCCCCTCTCTCCGGAGGCTATGGAGGATATTAAGTCGCAGGGGTATGTGTTCTGA